In a single window of the Amycolatopsis sp. cg5 genome:
- the lipB gene encoding lipoyl(octanoyl) transferase LipB produces MSSCREATEPVDVRQIGTIDYTEAWELQREHVTARADGEAPDTMLLLEHPSVYTAGKRTEAEDRPTDGTPVIDVDRGGKITWHGPGQLVGYPIIKLADPIDVVHYVRRLEEALIVVCEKFGVTTGRVEGRSGVWIAADERGPERKIAAIGIRVQRGVTMHGFELNCNADLAAFDKIVPCGIRDAGVTSLSWELQREVTVEEALPITREAVLAALDGDLEVTDRTLVRAAAPAAPGITFALQSPEDAASCVN; encoded by the coding sequence GTGAGTTCCTGCCGCGAAGCCACCGAGCCCGTCGACGTCCGCCAGATCGGCACGATCGACTACACCGAAGCCTGGGAGCTGCAGCGCGAGCACGTCACCGCGCGCGCCGACGGCGAAGCCCCCGACACGATGCTCCTGCTGGAGCACCCGTCGGTGTACACCGCGGGCAAGCGCACCGAGGCCGAGGACCGCCCGACCGACGGCACCCCGGTCATCGACGTCGACCGCGGCGGCAAGATCACCTGGCACGGCCCCGGCCAGCTGGTCGGCTACCCCATCATCAAGCTCGCCGACCCGATCGACGTCGTGCACTACGTCCGCCGTCTCGAAGAGGCGCTGATCGTGGTCTGCGAGAAGTTCGGCGTGACCACGGGCCGCGTCGAGGGCCGCAGCGGCGTCTGGATCGCCGCCGACGAGCGCGGGCCGGAGCGCAAGATCGCCGCCATCGGCATCCGCGTCCAGCGCGGCGTCACCATGCACGGCTTCGAGCTCAACTGCAACGCCGACCTCGCCGCCTTCGACAAGATCGTCCCCTGCGGCATCCGCGACGCGGGCGTCACCTCGCTTTCGTGGGAGCTCCAGCGCGAGGTCACCGTCGAGGAAGCGCTGCCGATCACCCGCGAAGCCGTGCTCGCCGCGCTGGACGGCGACCTCGAGGTGACGGACCGGACGCTGGTCCGCGCGGCCGCGCCTGCCGCACCCGGCATCACCTTCGCGCTGCAGTCGCCAGAAGACGCCGCCTCCTGCGTCAACTGA
- a CDS encoding LLM class F420-dependent oxidoreductase: MDLRIFTEPQQGASYDDQVRLAKAAEAAGYSAYFRSDHIMRMGDSSGLPGPTDAWITLAGIARETSTIRLGTLVTAATFRHPSMLAISVAQVDQMSGGRVDFGLGSGWYADEHTAYGLDLPPLKKRFDIYAEQLAILTGLWETPDGETFSFDGEHYRLVDAPALPKPAQRPRPPIVLGGGGKKRTPELAARYADEFNIPFAPSSFAVEQFARVDAAAEAAGRDPKSIIHSAALVLAVGRDEAELERRAKAIGREVSELRQNGLAGSVAEAVDTIGKWREETGVTRLYLQVLDMTDLDHIELVAAEVAPQL; the protein is encoded by the coding sequence GTGGACTTGCGAATCTTCACCGAGCCCCAGCAAGGGGCCAGCTACGACGACCAGGTGCGGCTGGCGAAGGCGGCGGAGGCCGCCGGGTACAGCGCCTACTTCCGAAGCGATCACATCATGCGGATGGGTGACTCCAGCGGGTTGCCCGGCCCGACCGACGCGTGGATCACGCTCGCCGGGATCGCCCGCGAGACCAGCACCATCCGGCTCGGCACGCTGGTCACCGCCGCGACCTTCCGGCACCCCTCGATGCTCGCGATCTCCGTCGCGCAGGTCGACCAGATGTCCGGCGGCCGCGTCGACTTCGGCCTCGGCTCCGGCTGGTACGCCGACGAGCACACGGCGTACGGCCTCGACCTGCCGCCGCTGAAGAAGCGCTTCGACATCTACGCCGAGCAGCTCGCGATCCTCACCGGCCTGTGGGAGACCCCCGATGGCGAGACGTTCTCGTTCGACGGCGAGCACTACCGGCTCGTCGACGCGCCCGCGCTGCCGAAGCCCGCGCAGCGCCCGCGCCCGCCGATCGTGCTCGGCGGCGGTGGCAAGAAGCGCACCCCGGAGCTGGCCGCGCGCTACGCGGACGAGTTCAACATCCCGTTCGCGCCGAGCTCGTTCGCCGTCGAGCAGTTCGCGCGCGTGGACGCGGCCGCCGAAGCCGCGGGCCGCGACCCGAAGTCGATCATCCACTCGGCGGCGCTGGTGCTGGCCGTCGGCCGTGACGAGGCCGAGCTGGAGCGCCGCGCCAAGGCCATCGGCCGCGAGGTCTCGGAGCTGCGCCAGAACGGGCTCGCGGGCTCGGTCGCCGAGGCCGTCGACACGATCGGCAAGTGGCGCGAGGAAACCGGCGTCACCCGCCTCTACCTGCAGGTCCTGGACATGACCGACCTGGACCACATCGAGCTGGTGGCCGCCGAGGTCGCTCCCCAGCTGTAG
- a CDS encoding TetR/AcrR family transcriptional regulator, with the protein MRSRRLDYSESTRSALVNSAVELFTKRGYAGTSLDEIAKRARVTKGALYHHFSGKQALFEAAFDSVEGAVYGRLEKIINGTDAPWERALNALSGFIKSCLDPEYQRIAIHEAPVVMGWERWREAEDRCSFGLVRDTLKALIEAGEVDDVPVDITARLLFGALSSAAIEIASSADPKKVGAEIEALIVQLLGRLRRQ; encoded by the coding sequence ATGCGGTCCAGGCGGCTCGACTATTCCGAGTCCACTCGTTCGGCGCTGGTGAACAGTGCGGTCGAACTCTTCACGAAGCGTGGTTATGCCGGCACTTCGCTCGACGAGATCGCCAAGCGCGCACGGGTCACCAAAGGGGCGCTGTATCACCATTTCAGCGGAAAGCAGGCGCTTTTCGAGGCCGCGTTCGATTCCGTCGAGGGCGCGGTTTACGGCCGCCTGGAAAAGATAATCAACGGCACGGACGCGCCGTGGGAGCGTGCGCTGAACGCGTTGAGCGGATTCATCAAAAGCTGCCTCGATCCCGAATATCAGCGCATCGCCATTCACGAGGCGCCGGTGGTGATGGGCTGGGAGCGCTGGCGCGAGGCCGAGGACCGGTGCAGTTTCGGCCTGGTCCGAGACACCTTGAAGGCGCTCATCGAAGCCGGCGAGGTCGACGACGTGCCGGTCGACATCACCGCGCGGCTGCTGTTCGGGGCGCTGTCGAGCGCCGCGATCGAGATCGCCAGCTCGGCCGACCCGAAGAAGGTCGGCGCCGAGATCGAGGCCTTGATCGTTCAGCTGCTGGGGCGTCTGCGCCGCCAGTAG
- a CDS encoding oxidoreductase, giving the protein MTWTEQDIPDQTGRTVLITGANSGLGLRSAQVLAGKGAHVLLACRSPQRGEQALAKVETAATGVKPELVRLDLADLSSVRDAATIVREHTGDKLDVLINNAGMMATPKGHTKDGFETQFGINHLGHAALTWLLMPALRGAGKSRVVTLSSIAANTGRFDAEDPNFEHRRYNPASAYGQSKLANQIFAIELDRRLRAAGEDVLSVAAHPGYTSTGLGSGMANSYSNPLLRAVIGFGNKLGELVIAQGAQAGTLPQLRAATDPQVQGGEYYGPSGVGGMRGNPVKVATLGHARGESTGVALWDVTAKLTGITPDPA; this is encoded by the coding sequence ATGACGTGGACCGAGCAGGACATCCCCGACCAGACCGGCCGGACCGTGCTGATCACCGGCGCGAACTCGGGCCTCGGCCTGCGCAGCGCGCAGGTGCTCGCGGGCAAGGGCGCGCACGTGCTGCTGGCCTGCCGGTCACCGCAGCGCGGCGAGCAGGCGCTCGCGAAGGTCGAGACGGCCGCGACCGGCGTCAAGCCCGAGCTGGTCCGGCTCGACCTGGCCGATCTCTCGTCCGTGCGCGACGCGGCGACGATCGTCCGCGAGCACACCGGCGACAAGCTCGACGTGCTGATCAACAACGCGGGCATGATGGCCACGCCCAAGGGCCACACCAAGGACGGCTTCGAAACCCAGTTCGGCATCAACCACCTGGGGCACGCGGCGCTGACCTGGCTGCTGATGCCCGCGCTGCGCGGCGCGGGCAAGTCGCGCGTGGTGACACTGTCGAGCATCGCCGCGAACACCGGCCGCTTCGACGCCGAGGACCCGAACTTCGAGCACCGCCGCTACAACCCGGCGTCGGCGTACGGGCAGTCCAAGCTGGCGAACCAGATCTTCGCGATCGAGCTGGACCGCCGCCTGCGCGCGGCGGGCGAGGACGTGCTCAGCGTCGCCGCCCACCCCGGCTACACCTCGACCGGGCTGGGCTCCGGCATGGCCAACTCGTACTCGAACCCCCTGCTGCGCGCGGTCATCGGCTTCGGCAACAAGCTCGGCGAGCTGGTGATCGCCCAGGGCGCGCAGGCCGGCACCCTCCCCCAGCTCCGCGCGGCGACCGATCCGCAGGTACAGGGCGGCGAGTACTACGGCCCGTCCGGCGTCGGCGGCATGCGCGGGAACCCGGTCAAGGTGGCCACGCTCGGGCACGCACGCGGCGAGTCGACCGGCGTCGCGCTGTGGGACGTGACCGCGAAGTTGACGGGCATCACTCCCGACCCCGCGTGA
- the lipA gene encoding lipoyl synthase yields the protein MSAAPEGRKLLRLEVRNSETPIEKKPPWIKTKARMGPEFTELKGLVRREGLHTVCEEAGCPNIYECWEDREATFLIGGSQCTRRCDFCQIDTGKPDELDRTEPRKVAESVQAMGLRYSTVTGVARDDLSDGGAWLYAETVRQIHELNPGTGVELLIPDFNADPDQLAEVFSSRPEVLAHNVETVPRIFKRIRPGFRYARSLSVITAAREAGLVTKSNLILGMGETPDEVAPAMQDLVDAGCEILTITQYLRPSPRHHPVDRWVKPEEFVEHSKAAEAMGFAGVMAGPLVRSSYRAGRLYAQTKQHRGESLPENLAHLAAQGPAAQEASSLLAR from the coding sequence GTGAGTGCCGCACCTGAAGGCCGGAAGCTGCTGCGTCTCGAAGTCCGCAACAGTGAGACGCCGATCGAGAAGAAGCCGCCGTGGATCAAGACCAAGGCACGCATGGGCCCCGAGTTCACCGAACTCAAAGGCCTGGTGCGCCGCGAAGGCCTCCACACCGTCTGTGAAGAGGCGGGCTGCCCCAACATCTACGAATGCTGGGAAGACCGCGAAGCCACCTTCCTGATCGGCGGCAGCCAGTGCACCCGCCGCTGCGACTTCTGCCAGATCGACACGGGCAAGCCCGACGAGCTGGACCGCACCGAGCCGCGCAAGGTCGCCGAGTCCGTCCAGGCGATGGGCCTGCGCTACTCGACGGTCACCGGTGTCGCCCGCGATGACCTTTCCGACGGCGGCGCGTGGCTGTACGCCGAGACCGTCCGCCAGATCCACGAGCTGAACCCGGGCACCGGTGTCGAGCTGCTGATCCCGGACTTCAACGCCGACCCCGACCAGCTGGCCGAGGTGTTCTCGTCCCGTCCTGAGGTGCTGGCGCACAACGTCGAGACGGTGCCGCGGATCTTCAAGCGCATCCGCCCCGGCTTCCGGTACGCGCGGTCGCTTTCGGTCATCACGGCCGCCCGTGAGGCCGGCCTGGTGACCAAGTCGAACCTGATCCTGGGCATGGGCGAGACCCCAGACGAGGTCGCCCCGGCCATGCAGGACCTGGTCGACGCGGGCTGCGAGATCTTGACGATCACCCAGTACCTGCGGCCGTCCCCGCGCCACCACCCGGTCGACCGCTGGGTCAAGCCGGAGGAGTTCGTCGAGCACTCCAAGGCCGCCGAGGCCATGGGCTTCGCGGGCGTCATGGCGGGCCCGCTGGTCCGCTCGTCGTACCGCGCGGGCCGCCTCTACGCCCAGACCAAGCAGCACCGCGGCGAGTCACTCCCCGAGAACCTCGCCCACCTGGCCGCCCAGGGCCCCGCCGCCCAGGAGGCCAGCTCCCTCCTGGCCCGCTGA
- a CDS encoding acyl-CoA dehydrogenase family protein, which produces MVDQVKVTEKEARAFAEEARESGWSKPSFAKELYLGRFRLDLVHPHPRPTAEADAKASKFLEALRAYCSTIDGRVIERESKIPDEYVKGLAELGCFGIKIPEEYGGLGLTQVAYNQALMLVGSVHSTLGVLLSAHQSIGVPEPLKLAGTPEQKAEFLPRCAAGAVSSFLLTEPDVGSDPARLASTATPTEDGEAYLLNGVKLWTTNGVVSELLVVMARVPKSEGRKGGVTAFIVEADSPGITVEKRNAFMGLRGIENGVTRLHNVRVPKANVVGGEGKGLKIALATLNTGRLSIPAMCAGAGKWAMKIAREWSSERVQWGLPVGKHGAVAEKISFITATTFALEAVLDLSAHMSDEGRNDIRIEAALAKLWASEMACLIADELMQIRGGRGYETAESLAARGERAVPVEQLLRDLRINRIFEGSSEIMRLLIAREAVDAHLSAAGALADPDSDTKAKAKAAAKASGFYAKWLPQLVTGKGQVPTSFSEFGALASELRYVERSARKLARSTFYGMARWQAGLEKHQGFLGRVVDIGAELFAMSAACVRAEMLRADDEAQGKAAYELASVFCAQARLRVEKLFDALWDNTDALDTKLAADVLSGRHVWLEEGVLDPSEGTGPWISHWEPGASTEENVGRRYIPSTRKDT; this is translated from the coding sequence GTGGTCGACCAGGTGAAAGTGACCGAGAAGGAAGCCAGGGCTTTCGCCGAGGAGGCGCGAGAATCGGGCTGGTCCAAGCCCTCTTTCGCCAAGGAGCTGTACCTCGGCCGCTTCCGGCTCGACCTGGTTCACCCGCACCCCCGCCCGACCGCCGAAGCCGACGCGAAGGCAAGCAAGTTCCTCGAAGCACTACGCGCGTACTGCTCGACCATCGACGGCAGGGTCATCGAACGCGAGTCGAAAATCCCCGACGAGTACGTCAAAGGCCTGGCCGAACTGGGCTGTTTCGGGATCAAGATCCCTGAGGAGTACGGCGGTCTCGGGCTCACCCAGGTCGCGTACAACCAGGCGCTGATGCTGGTCGGCTCGGTGCATTCGACGCTCGGCGTGCTGCTGTCCGCGCACCAGTCGATCGGCGTGCCCGAGCCGTTGAAACTCGCCGGAACCCCTGAGCAGAAGGCGGAATTCCTGCCGCGCTGCGCGGCGGGCGCGGTCAGCTCGTTCCTGCTCACCGAGCCCGACGTCGGCTCCGACCCGGCGCGGCTCGCGTCGACCGCGACGCCGACCGAGGACGGCGAGGCGTACCTGCTCAACGGCGTGAAACTGTGGACCACCAACGGAGTGGTGTCCGAACTGCTGGTCGTCATGGCGCGCGTGCCCAAGTCCGAGGGACGCAAGGGCGGCGTGACGGCGTTCATCGTCGAGGCGGATTCGCCGGGCATCACCGTGGAGAAGCGCAACGCGTTCATGGGCCTGCGCGGCATCGAGAACGGCGTCACCCGGCTGCACAACGTCCGCGTGCCCAAGGCGAATGTCGTCGGCGGTGAGGGCAAGGGTCTCAAGATCGCTTTGGCGACATTGAACACCGGCCGCCTGTCGATCCCGGCGATGTGCGCGGGCGCGGGCAAGTGGGCGATGAAGATCGCCCGTGAATGGTCGTCCGAGCGCGTGCAGTGGGGCCTGCCGGTCGGCAAACACGGCGCGGTGGCGGAGAAGATCTCGTTCATCACGGCCACGACGTTCGCGCTGGAAGCGGTGCTGGACCTCTCGGCGCACATGAGCGACGAGGGCCGCAACGACATCCGGATCGAAGCCGCCTTGGCGAAGCTGTGGGCGAGCGAGATGGCCTGCCTGATCGCGGACGAGCTGATGCAGATCCGCGGCGGCCGCGGCTACGAGACCGCGGAATCCCTTGCGGCGCGCGGAGAACGCGCCGTCCCCGTCGAGCAGCTGCTGCGGGACCTGCGGATCAACCGGATCTTCGAAGGCTCGTCGGAGATCATGCGGCTGCTCATCGCCCGCGAAGCCGTCGACGCGCATTTGTCTGCTGCGGGCGCGCTGGCCGACCCGGACTCCGACACCAAGGCCAAGGCCAAAGCCGCGGCCAAGGCGAGCGGTTTCTACGCGAAGTGGTTGCCGCAGCTGGTGACCGGCAAGGGGCAGGTGCCGACGTCGTTCAGCGAATTCGGCGCGCTGGCCTCGGAACTGCGATACGTGGAGCGCTCCGCGCGCAAGCTGGCGCGCTCGACGTTCTACGGCATGGCGCGCTGGCAAGCGGGCCTCGAAAAGCACCAAGGCTTCCTGGGCCGCGTGGTCGACATCGGCGCCGAGCTGTTCGCGATGTCAGCGGCCTGCGTGCGCGCGGAGATGCTCCGCGCCGACGACGAAGCCCAGGGCAAGGCGGCGTACGAACTCGCGTCGGTCTTCTGTGCCCAGGCCCGCTTGCGCGTCGAAAAGCTCTTCGATGCCTTGTGGGACAACACGGACGCGCTCGACACCAAGCTGGCGGCCGACGTCTTGAGCGGCCGCCACGTCTGGCTCGAAGAGGGCGTCCTCGACCCGAGCGAAGGCACCGGCCCGTGGATCTCCCACTGGGAACCCGGCGCCTCGACCGAGGAAAACGTGGGCCGCCGCTACATCCCGTCCACCCGCAAGGACACCTGA
- a CDS encoding papain-like cysteine protease family protein: protein MRFRHSRMAGAVIAGLLSLGLFAPPANAGVEAAVTVPISQLVQEQNQWCWAASGLTIARSLGYGSNVSQNTFCAYSRGYQPGSPCPNQAGQLSWVQRGYQALGLRPGTVTQALSFTSVRTEIDAKRPIETGIYWTAGGGHAQVIYGYDSTTQQMYYGDPWPSSQRYSAMSYNSYVRNGQFQWAQSLYRIGA, encoded by the coding sequence ATGCGGTTCAGACACTCCAGGATGGCGGGCGCGGTCATCGCGGGCCTGCTGTCACTCGGGCTGTTCGCGCCACCGGCCAACGCCGGGGTCGAAGCAGCCGTCACGGTGCCGATCTCCCAGCTCGTCCAGGAGCAGAACCAATGGTGCTGGGCGGCCAGCGGGCTCACGATCGCCCGTTCGCTCGGCTACGGTTCGAACGTCAGCCAGAACACCTTCTGCGCTTACTCGCGTGGTTACCAGCCCGGCAGCCCGTGCCCGAACCAGGCAGGCCAGCTGAGCTGGGTGCAGCGCGGTTACCAGGCGCTCGGCCTGCGGCCGGGCACCGTCACGCAGGCGCTGAGCTTCACCTCGGTCCGCACCGAGATCGACGCCAAGCGCCCGATCGAGACCGGTATCTACTGGACGGCCGGCGGCGGGCACGCGCAGGTCATCTACGGCTACGACTCGACGACCCAGCAGATGTACTACGGCGACCCGTGGCCGTCGAGCCAGCGCTACAGCGCGATGTCCTACAACTCGTATGTCCGCAATGGACAGTTCCAGTGGGCACAGTCGCTCTACCGGATCGGGGCGTGA
- a CDS encoding LysR substrate-binding domain-containing protein produces the protein MAELELRHLRAVRAVAETGSVSKASTVLGISQPALTAQLKRIERILGGELFERSAQGSRPTALGGFVLNRADALLADMRSLVVSARKHGEGGTPTTLRVGYVPLLIIGSLIEQLRTRLLEVDVQTWAEPAALMLLKLLSTGRVDCALVEKFDGTEAHHYDGLVVRPLATEPIFAGIAEGHPAIKDGQVALEELADVDWVLPPPHENAVRVRFQAACAAAGFVPRIRHYTSEAGTAGTLIAQGAVCLAQAASAPPPGLVAVPFKGDPLWTTLLFAMRDDKALLPMLDEVFECAMTAYRASIDRNPHFAQWCKDHPHALAEASL, from the coding sequence ATGGCTGAGCTGGAGCTGCGCCATCTGCGCGCCGTCCGCGCCGTGGCGGAAACCGGCAGCGTGAGCAAGGCGTCCACCGTGCTGGGCATCAGTCAGCCGGCGCTGACCGCCCAGCTCAAGCGGATCGAGCGGATACTCGGCGGTGAGCTCTTCGAGCGCAGCGCGCAGGGCTCGCGCCCGACGGCGCTCGGCGGGTTCGTGCTGAACAGGGCCGACGCGCTGCTCGCCGACATGCGCTCGCTGGTCGTCTCCGCGCGCAAGCACGGTGAGGGCGGGACGCCGACCACGCTGCGTGTCGGTTACGTGCCGCTGCTGATCATCGGCAGTCTCATCGAGCAGCTGCGCACGCGGCTGCTCGAGGTCGACGTGCAGACCTGGGCGGAACCGGCCGCGCTGATGCTGCTCAAGCTGCTGTCCACCGGGCGCGTCGACTGCGCGCTGGTCGAGAAGTTCGACGGCACGGAAGCCCATCACTACGACGGGCTGGTGGTGCGCCCGCTCGCCACCGAGCCGATCTTCGCCGGGATCGCCGAGGGGCATCCGGCCATCAAGGACGGCCAGGTCGCGCTCGAAGAACTCGCCGACGTCGACTGGGTTTTGCCGCCACCGCACGAAAACGCGGTGCGGGTGCGGTTCCAGGCCGCCTGCGCCGCCGCCGGTTTCGTGCCGAGGATCCGGCACTACACCTCGGAGGCGGGCACCGCGGGCACGTTGATCGCGCAAGGCGCGGTGTGCCTCGCGCAGGCCGCGTCCGCGCCGCCGCCGGGGCTGGTCGCCGTGCCGTTCAAGGGCGACCCGCTGTGGACGACGCTGCTGTTCGCGATGCGTGACGACAAGGCGTTGCTGCCGATGCTGGACGAGGTGTTCGAGTGCGCCATGACGGCTTATCGGGCGTCCATCGACCGGAATCCGCACTTCGCTCAGTGGTGTAAGGATCACCCGCACGCTTTAGCTGAAGCGTCACTTTAA
- a CDS encoding patatin-like phospholipase family protein — protein MAALHLPGPVGFVLGGGGSLGSMQVGMLRALDEAGIRPDLAVGTSVGSLNAAVLATGSATESAERLRKIWSQMTRHEAFPGGVLSQVRTLRHTKTHLFPNTGLAAIIDEHLGEGSTFEDAKMPLGVVVTDVETAEPVLVRAGTLKPALLASAAIPGIYPPVEHDGRLLYDGGLVANVPMRQALAMGAKSLVVLDCAFPGQLPSRPQTFAEVMMFTAMISMRNQAVLEAPVAAATAAVVYLPGPAPIRLSPLDFSHTEELSEQAYQAARTFLEQITVNGPGLYGAPGLVT, from the coding sequence ATGGCAGCGCTCCACCTACCCGGCCCGGTCGGTTTCGTGCTCGGCGGAGGCGGCAGCCTCGGCTCCATGCAGGTCGGGATGCTGCGCGCGCTCGACGAGGCCGGGATCAGGCCGGACCTCGCCGTCGGCACCTCCGTCGGCTCGCTCAACGCCGCCGTGCTCGCGACCGGCTCCGCCACCGAATCGGCCGAGCGGCTGCGCAAGATCTGGTCGCAGATGACCAGGCACGAGGCGTTCCCCGGCGGCGTGTTGAGCCAGGTCAGGACGCTGCGGCACACCAAGACGCACCTGTTCCCCAACACCGGGCTCGCCGCGATCATCGACGAGCATCTCGGCGAAGGCAGCACGTTCGAAGACGCCAAGATGCCGCTCGGCGTGGTGGTGACCGACGTCGAGACCGCCGAACCCGTGCTCGTCCGAGCCGGCACGCTCAAGCCCGCGCTGCTGGCGAGCGCGGCCATCCCCGGCATCTATCCGCCGGTCGAGCACGACGGCAGGCTGCTCTACGACGGCGGCCTGGTCGCGAACGTGCCGATGCGCCAGGCGCTGGCCATGGGCGCGAAGTCGCTCGTCGTGCTCGACTGCGCGTTCCCCGGGCAGCTGCCGAGCAGGCCGCAGACGTTCGCCGAGGTGATGATGTTCACCGCGATGATCAGCATGCGGAACCAGGCGGTGCTCGAAGCGCCGGTCGCGGCGGCCACGGCGGCTGTGGTGTATCTCCCAGGACCGGCCCCGATCCGGCTCAGCCCGCTCGATTTCAGCCATACGGAGGAATTGTCGGAGCAGGCATATCAGGCAGCCAGGACATTTCTGGAGCAGATCACCGTCAATGGCCCAGGCCTATACGGAGCACCGGGTCTGGTGACCTAG
- a CDS encoding Ig-like domain-containing protein, with protein MFPKKTLLSVLLIAGLAVSACSSGDNAAAPSEGGKQAAPGVSVSIEPAAGQSVNPATPITVKVANGKLSDVTVTNTAKGKAVKGELAADGLSWATTEPLGYGSTYKVLAHAAGADGKPVEQQSQLTTISPKQQANANLIPAPASVKDSGVGVGQPIVFDFKVPVKNKAEVEKQLSVESTPKQEGGWYWIDNSAHYRPKEYWQAGTTLKVTAKIYGVDFGNGVFGAEDRTETYKVHDSWIAKADGNTEQMQIFHNGEMVKSMPISLGKDSTPTHLGAHVISDKHEHYTMDSCTYGVCQGQPGYYKSNENWSQRISNDGEFVHENPNSVGAQGSSNVSHGCINLNGANAQWFYQNLGLGDVVEVTNSGGKPLPVWDLYGDWSPTWEQWKAGSAIK; from the coding sequence ATGTTTCCCAAGAAGACTTTACTTTCCGTTTTGCTGATCGCCGGACTGGCCGTGTCCGCGTGCAGTTCCGGTGACAACGCCGCCGCGCCGTCGGAAGGCGGCAAGCAGGCGGCGCCCGGCGTCTCGGTGAGCATCGAGCCCGCCGCGGGCCAGAGCGTCAACCCGGCGACCCCGATCACCGTCAAAGTGGCCAACGGCAAGCTGAGCGACGTGACGGTCACCAACACCGCCAAGGGCAAGGCCGTCAAGGGCGAGCTCGCCGCCGACGGGCTTTCCTGGGCCACCACCGAACCGCTCGGCTACGGCAGCACGTACAAGGTGCTCGCGCACGCGGCGGGCGCCGACGGCAAGCCGGTCGAGCAGCAGAGCCAGCTGACCACGATCTCACCCAAGCAGCAGGCGAACGCGAACCTCATCCCGGCGCCCGCGTCGGTGAAGGACAGCGGGGTCGGCGTCGGCCAGCCGATCGTCTTCGACTTCAAGGTGCCGGTCAAGAACAAGGCCGAGGTGGAAAAGCAGCTGTCGGTCGAATCCACGCCGAAGCAAGAAGGCGGCTGGTATTGGATCGACAACAGCGCCCATTACCGCCCGAAGGAATACTGGCAGGCCGGCACCACGCTGAAGGTGACGGCAAAAATCTACGGCGTCGATTTCGGCAACGGCGTCTTCGGCGCCGAGGACCGCACCGAAACGTACAAGGTCCACGATTCCTGGATCGCCAAGGCCGACGGCAACACCGAGCAGATGCAGATCTTCCACAACGGCGAGATGGTCAAGTCGATGCCGATCTCACTCGGCAAGGACTCCACCCCGACCCACCTCGGCGCGCACGTCATCTCCGACAAGCACGAGCACTACACGATGGACTCGTGCACCTACGGCGTTTGCCAAGGCCAGCCGGGTTACTACAAGTCCAACGAGAACTGGTCCCAGCGCATCTCGAACGACGGCGAGTTCGTCCACGAGAACCCGAACAGCGTCGGCGCGCAGGGCAGCTCGAACGTCTCGCACGGCTGCATCAACCTCAACGGCGCCAACGCGCAGTGGTTCTACCAGAACCTCGGCCTCGGCGACGTCGTCGAGGTGACCAACTCCGGCGGCAAGCCGCTGCCGGTGTGGGACCTCTACGGCGACTGGTCCCCGACCTGGGAGCAGTGGAAAGCCGGTAGCGCCATCAAGTAA
- a CDS encoding NAD-dependent deacetylase translates to MEARELVAGAGRIVALTGAGISTDSGIPDFRGPNGLWTKNPGAEKMSNLRAYSTSREVREQTWQARLVHPGWSAEPNAAHHALVDLERTGRLRAIITQNIDRLHQKAGSSVVIELHGTMFESVCLSCADRRDMREALDRVRAGETDPPCLVCGGILKSATISFGQSLDRKVFDTAKYEARTCDLLIAAGTSLAVQPAAGLVGLAASHGAKIIICNASETPYDGFAAAILRAPLGEVLPQLVG, encoded by the coding sequence GTGGAAGCCCGGGAGCTCGTCGCAGGCGCCGGCCGGATCGTGGCACTGACCGGCGCCGGGATCTCGACGGACTCGGGCATCCCCGACTTCCGCGGCCCCAACGGTCTCTGGACCAAGAACCCGGGCGCCGAGAAGATGTCCAATCTGCGGGCCTACAGCACCAGCCGCGAGGTCCGCGAGCAGACGTGGCAGGCCAGGCTCGTCCACCCCGGCTGGTCGGCCGAGCCGAACGCCGCCCACCACGCGCTCGTCGACCTGGAGCGCACCGGGCGGCTACGGGCGATCATCACGCAGAACATCGACCGCCTGCACCAGAAGGCGGGCTCGTCGGTGGTGATCGAGCTGCACGGCACGATGTTCGAGTCGGTCTGCCTGAGCTGCGCCGACCGCCGCGACATGCGCGAGGCGCTCGACCGGGTCCGCGCCGGCGAGACGGACCCGCCGTGCCTGGTCTGCGGCGGCATCCTCAAGTCGGCGACGATCTCGTTCGGCCAGTCCTTGGACCGCAAGGTCTTCGACACGGCCAAGTACGAGGCCCGCACCTGCGACCTGCTCATCGCCGCCGGGACCTCACTGGCCGTGCAGCCCGCGGCTGGCCTGGTCGGGCTGGCCGCCTCGCACGGCGCCAAGATCATCATCTGCAACGCCTCGGAGACGCCCTACGACGGCTTCGCGGCGGCGATCCTGCGCGCCCCCCTCGGCGAAGTTCTCCCCCAGCTGGTGGGATAA